A region from the Actinoplanes sp. OR16 genome encodes:
- a CDS encoding peptidase E, giving the protein MTADVPTILATSAFFRRGSYGAMSLRPGAIHYFAAELANARKAPKICVLTQATGDPEARIGAFYSAFAGTEFTMSHLQLFPMPNVEDIRAHILAQDIIWVDGGSVANLVAVWRVHGLDEILYEAWQAGIVMSGVSAGSICWHQGGSTDSYGLALRGFTEGLGWLPYSNGVHYDAEEQRRPKMHELIGDGTLGDGYATDDGAGLVYRGTVLDEVVADREGPQGYELKRAADGSVTETALPTRILSIG; this is encoded by the coding sequence GTGACAGCCGACGTTCCCACCATTCTGGCCACGAGCGCCTTTTTCCGGCGCGGCAGCTACGGCGCGATGAGCCTGCGCCCGGGCGCCATCCACTACTTCGCCGCGGAGCTGGCGAACGCCCGCAAGGCCCCGAAGATCTGCGTGCTGACCCAGGCGACCGGTGACCCGGAGGCCCGGATCGGCGCGTTCTACTCGGCGTTCGCCGGGACCGAGTTCACCATGTCGCACCTGCAGCTGTTCCCGATGCCGAACGTCGAGGACATCCGCGCGCACATCCTGGCCCAGGACATCATCTGGGTGGACGGCGGCAGCGTCGCGAACCTGGTCGCGGTCTGGCGGGTGCACGGCCTCGACGAGATCCTGTACGAGGCGTGGCAGGCCGGCATCGTGATGAGTGGTGTGTCGGCCGGGTCGATCTGCTGGCACCAGGGCGGCAGCACGGACAGCTACGGGCTGGCGCTGCGCGGGTTCACCGAAGGGCTGGGCTGGCTGCCGTACAGCAACGGGGTGCACTACGACGCCGAGGAGCAGCGCCGGCCGAAGATGCACGAGCTGATCGGCGACGGGACGCTCGGCGACGGGTACGCGACCGACGACGGCGCCGGCCTGGTCTACCGGGGCACGGTGCTCGACGAGGTGGTTGCCGACCGTGAGGGGCCGCAAGGGTACGAGCTGAAGCGCGCCGCGGACGGCTCGGTTACCGAGACCGCCCTGCCCACCCGGATCCTGTCGATAGGCTGA
- a CDS encoding nucleotidyltransferase domain-containing protein codes for MALTEADLTELATRLTAVPGVCGVVLGGSRARGEHTPDSDTDLGLYYRAPLDTGRLRELAAEIAAPGATVTEPGGWGPWVDGGSWLSVGGHPVDWIYRDLERVRRCWADAEQGRYEFHSQTGHPLGVTGFSYPGELALGRILSDPAGELAALQGRVRVYPRALSEALVAGLWEADFLIGLARKAVSRGDSAYVSGCLFRVAGVCAHALHGAAGRWLINEKGAVAAAGALPGAPERFPARVDAAFAAVSGDPLHLSLAIDIAADIVLETADACAMMLR; via the coding sequence ATGGCGCTGACCGAAGCGGACCTGACCGAGCTCGCCACCCGGCTGACCGCTGTGCCCGGCGTGTGCGGCGTGGTCCTCGGCGGCAGCCGGGCCCGCGGCGAGCACACTCCCGACTCGGACACCGACCTCGGCCTCTACTACCGGGCGCCGCTGGACACCGGACGGCTGCGCGAGCTGGCCGCGGAGATCGCCGCGCCGGGTGCCACGGTGACCGAGCCGGGCGGCTGGGGGCCGTGGGTCGACGGCGGCAGCTGGCTCAGCGTCGGCGGGCACCCGGTGGACTGGATCTACCGGGATCTCGAGCGGGTACGCCGGTGCTGGGCCGACGCCGAGCAGGGCCGCTACGAGTTCCACAGCCAGACGGGACATCCTCTGGGCGTCACGGGTTTCTCGTACCCCGGCGAATTGGCCCTGGGCCGCATCCTGAGCGACCCGGCCGGTGAGCTCGCGGCCCTCCAAGGCCGCGTCCGGGTCTATCCACGGGCGCTCTCCGAGGCGCTGGTGGCGGGGCTCTGGGAGGCCGACTTCCTGATCGGCCTGGCGCGCAAGGCGGTGTCCCGCGGCGACAGCGCCTATGTCTCGGGCTGCCTGTTCCGGGTGGCCGGGGTGTGCGCGCACGCCCTGCACGGCGCCGCCGGACGCTGGCTGATCAACGAGAAGGGCGCGGTGGCGGCGGCCGGCGCGCTGCCCGGGGCGCCGGAGCGGTTCCCGGCCCGGGTCGACGCGGCGTTCGCGGCCGTCAGCGGCGACCCGCTGCATCTGAGCCTGGCGATCGACATCGCGGCGGACATCGTGCTGGAGACCGCCGACGCGTGCGCCATGATGTTGCGGTGA
- a CDS encoding G5 domain-containing protein yields MPRKSWWARLPFGVRMTAGTTALLVLVGGGVAGVTTLTGDDARTVAAAEDPGAEPDLGLARLEESPEVVSRAAAAAEPLPRRHTPVPPRPPATAADQLSQARVDDDRADRTGPRPTRTGPDEAGGNTERTAPHRPQAPAQAARTDSRKDAQADPVVTTRTDVETREIPFDTQVIRDPSLPRGTRKIEAPGESGEETLRYLVTLTNGRQTARILIGSEVTRAPEPRIVVFGARRKWDRDCEGALRVCVPLGRSAACPDEKAEPAEKAEPAEKAEPAEEEEKREEGVQVILTTEELALLDPIDRVRLEPAAVCP; encoded by the coding sequence ATGCCACGAAAGTCTTGGTGGGCTCGACTGCCGTTCGGCGTCCGGATGACCGCGGGCACGACCGCGCTGCTCGTGCTCGTCGGTGGCGGGGTGGCCGGCGTGACCACTCTGACCGGGGACGACGCGCGGACCGTCGCCGCGGCGGAGGACCCGGGCGCCGAGCCCGACCTCGGCCTGGCACGGCTCGAGGAGAGCCCGGAGGTGGTCAGCCGTGCCGCGGCCGCCGCCGAGCCGTTGCCGCGACGCCACACGCCTGTCCCGCCGCGCCCGCCGGCGACCGCTGCCGATCAACTCAGCCAGGCGCGGGTCGACGATGATCGGGCGGACCGCACCGGGCCGCGCCCCACCCGTACCGGGCCGGATGAAGCCGGTGGAAACACCGAGCGGACGGCGCCGCACCGACCGCAGGCGCCCGCCCAGGCCGCGCGCACCGACTCCCGGAAGGACGCGCAGGCCGACCCGGTCGTCACGACGCGGACCGACGTGGAGACGCGGGAGATCCCGTTCGACACGCAGGTGATCCGTGACCCGTCGCTGCCGCGCGGCACCCGCAAGATCGAGGCGCCGGGCGAGTCCGGTGAGGAGACCCTGCGGTACCTCGTGACGCTGACCAACGGCCGGCAGACCGCGCGGATCCTGATCGGCAGCGAGGTGACCCGCGCGCCGGAGCCGCGGATCGTCGTGTTCGGGGCGCGTCGCAAATGGGACCGTGACTGCGAGGGCGCGCTGCGTGTCTGCGTCCCGCTGGGAAGGTCGGCGGCCTGCCCGGACGAGAAGGCCGAGCCGGCTGAGAAGGCTGAGCCGGCTGAGAAGGCTGAGCCGGCTGAAGAAGAGGAGAAGCGGGAGGAAGGCGTCCAGGTCATCCTCACCACGGAGGAGCTCGCGCTCCTCGATCCGATCGACCGGGTACGCCTGGAGCCCGCCGCCGTGTGTCCCTGA
- a CDS encoding MarR family winged helix-turn-helix transcriptional regulator: MKDGVPAPLSPGEEAVMRALGRFLMVMPRALDADLEREQRMSASEYSVLRHLSETPGQMLRMSTLATVCDMSLSGMTRLAGKLESLGYLRRIRCEEDARGANAVLTDAGLARLRQAWPTHLASVRRHIFDHLDGIDLDRLAAAFSAMAADHKDLS, from the coding sequence ATGAAAGACGGCGTGCCCGCTCCACTGAGCCCGGGGGAAGAGGCGGTGATGCGCGCGCTGGGGCGGTTCCTCATGGTCATGCCGCGGGCGCTCGACGCCGACCTGGAGCGGGAGCAGCGCATGTCCGCGAGCGAATACTCGGTGCTGCGGCACCTCTCCGAGACACCCGGTCAGATGCTGCGGATGAGCACCCTGGCCACCGTGTGCGACATGTCACTGAGCGGCATGACCCGGCTCGCCGGCAAGCTCGAGTCGCTCGGTTACCTGCGCCGGATCCGCTGCGAGGAGGACGCGCGCGGCGCCAACGCGGTGCTCACCGACGCCGGCCTGGCCCGGCTACGGCAGGCGTGGCCGACCCATCTCGCCAGCGTGCGGCGGCACATCTTCGACCACCTCGACGGCATCGACCTGGACCGGCTGGCCGCGGCGTTCTCCGCGATGGCGGCGGATCACAAGGACCTCTCGTAA
- a CDS encoding GNAT family N-acetyltransferase, with amino-acid sequence MTVTIEVRDWDDADGAALRKAQRAELDERYGTGDHEPGTPPSAADIDLFLVAIRNGQAVGCGALRQLDPGSAEVKRMYVSPESRGSGVSTAILRALESAAAERGWTTIRLETGPAQPDAMRFYEREGYREIPLFGAYQGSDLSVCYERSL; translated from the coding sequence GTGACGGTGACTATCGAAGTGCGGGACTGGGACGACGCCGACGGCGCGGCGCTGCGGAAGGCGCAACGGGCCGAGCTGGACGAGCGCTACGGGACCGGGGATCACGAGCCGGGCACGCCGCCGTCGGCGGCCGACATCGACCTGTTCCTCGTGGCGATCAGGAACGGGCAGGCGGTCGGGTGTGGCGCGCTGCGGCAGCTCGACCCGGGCAGCGCCGAGGTGAAGCGGATGTACGTCTCACCCGAGTCCCGCGGCTCCGGCGTGTCCACGGCGATCCTGCGGGCGCTGGAGTCCGCGGCAGCCGAGCGCGGGTGGACGACGATCCGGCTGGAGACCGGCCCGGCCCAGCCGGACGCCATGCGGTTCTACGAGCGGGAGGGGTACCGGGAGATCCCGCTCTTCGGCGCCTATCAGGGGTCGGACCTGTCGGTCTGTTACGAGAGGTCCTTGTGA
- a CDS encoding TetR/AcrR family transcriptional regulator, with protein sequence MLSAAVWDVLASQGLERLTVRAVAAAAGCTTGLVMHRFPNRQALLLHARRLLHETTRERVSALESAAPDPRSALRAVLLQGMALDEQNRQEALVWMGFLAAAVTDPDLIEEHRRNNRAWRDRVTRLISAAAPDWPADRVSTTALALISMTEGMAAYAAADPDAYPPSSQVSMVDAALAAFALSQ encoded by the coding sequence ATGCTGTCGGCGGCGGTCTGGGACGTCCTGGCCTCGCAAGGTCTGGAACGGCTGACCGTCCGGGCAGTGGCGGCCGCGGCCGGCTGCACCACGGGCCTGGTCATGCACCGCTTCCCGAACCGTCAGGCGCTGCTGCTGCACGCGCGCCGGCTGCTGCACGAGACCACCCGGGAGCGGGTCTCCGCCCTGGAGTCGGCCGCCCCGGACCCTCGCTCGGCACTGCGCGCGGTGCTGCTGCAGGGCATGGCGCTGGACGAGCAGAACCGGCAGGAAGCGCTCGTCTGGATGGGCTTCCTCGCCGCCGCCGTGACCGATCCCGATCTCATCGAGGAGCACCGGCGCAACAACCGGGCCTGGCGCGATCGGGTGACCCGGCTGATCAGCGCGGCCGCCCCCGACTGGCCGGCGGACCGGGTCTCGACGACGGCCCTCGCGCTGATCTCGATGACCGAGGGGATGGCCGCCTACGCCGCGGCCGACCCCGACGCCTATCCGCCGTCGTCTCAGGTGTCCATGGTGGATGCGGCGCTGGCCGCCTTCGCCCTGTCTCAGTGA
- a CDS encoding phosphoesterase PA-phosphatase, with protein MLNAGVVVADERAREDLPTRVARIVSEVLAPAVLVAVLLLVVGWHAGDTPGVSRWWGLPGALFAAVIPLGYVLHGVRRGRLTNHHIPERADRRVPLLFGTASLAAGLVLLVVLGAPREVLALLGAGGCGLAVFALVTHWWKMSIHAGVAAGTVAALTAVYGPVALLGVPLVLLGCWARVRLTAHTRAQVVVGALVGALIAGTVFPLLR; from the coding sequence GTGCTCAACGCTGGTGTTGTCGTCGCTGATGAGAGGGCTCGCGAAGACCTCCCGACCCGGGTCGCCCGGATCGTGTCGGAGGTGCTGGCTCCCGCTGTCCTGGTCGCGGTGCTGCTGCTCGTCGTCGGATGGCATGCGGGGGATACGCCCGGGGTGTCGCGGTGGTGGGGGCTTCCGGGCGCGCTGTTCGCGGCCGTGATTCCGCTCGGATATGTGCTGCACGGTGTCCGCAGGGGACGGCTCACGAACCATCACATTCCGGAGCGGGCGGATCGGCGGGTTCCGCTTCTGTTCGGTACGGCGTCGCTCGCCGCCGGGCTCGTGCTGCTCGTCGTTCTCGGCGCGCCCCGGGAGGTGCTGGCGCTGCTCGGCGCGGGCGGCTGCGGGCTGGCCGTGTTCGCGCTGGTCACGCACTGGTGGAAGATGTCGATTCACGCCGGTGTGGCGGCTGGGACGGTGGCGGCGCTGACCGCGGTGTACGGCCCGGTCGCCCTGCTCGGCGTCCCGCTCGTGCTGCTCGGCTGCTGGGCGCGGGTCCGGCTGACCGCGCACACCAGGGCGCAGGTCGTCGTCGGCGCGCTGGTCGGCGCGCTGATAGCCGGCACGGTCTTCCCCCTGTTGAGATAG
- the ychF gene encoding redox-regulated ATPase YchF gives MSLTIGIVGLPNVGKSTLFNALTKNDVLAANYPFATIEPNVGVVGLPDERLGKLAELFGSEKILPAPVSFVDIAGLVRGASKGQGRGNAFLANIRDASAICQVVRAFSDPNVLHVDGKVSPSDDIETINTELILADLQTVEKALPRLQKEAKLKKEKASTVAAAEAAFKLLNDGVTLYQGAKAAGIELELLDELHLLTTKPFLYVFNVDEAELGNEAFLDELRALVAPAEAVFMDAKIESELIELDDEEALELLQSTGQSEPGLNRLIRVGFDTLGLQTYLTAGPKESRAWTVPVGATAPEAAGVIHSDFQRGFIKAEIVSFDDLVAAGSMSAAKAAGKVRMEGKDYVMKDGDVVEFRFNV, from the coding sequence GTGAGCCTCACCATCGGAATCGTCGGCCTGCCCAACGTCGGCAAGAGCACCCTGTTCAACGCCCTCACCAAGAACGACGTGCTCGCCGCGAACTACCCGTTCGCGACGATCGAGCCCAACGTCGGCGTGGTCGGGCTGCCCGACGAGCGGCTCGGCAAGCTCGCTGAGCTGTTCGGCAGCGAGAAGATCCTGCCGGCGCCGGTGAGCTTCGTCGACATCGCGGGCCTGGTCCGCGGCGCGTCGAAGGGTCAGGGCCGCGGCAACGCGTTCCTCGCGAACATCCGCGACGCCTCGGCGATCTGCCAGGTCGTCCGCGCGTTCTCGGACCCGAACGTGCTGCACGTCGACGGCAAGGTCTCGCCGTCCGACGACATCGAGACGATCAACACCGAGCTGATCCTCGCCGACCTGCAGACGGTCGAGAAGGCGCTGCCCCGTCTGCAGAAAGAGGCGAAGCTCAAGAAGGAGAAGGCCTCGACCGTGGCCGCCGCGGAGGCCGCGTTCAAGCTGCTCAACGACGGTGTGACCCTCTACCAGGGCGCCAAGGCGGCGGGCATCGAGCTGGAGCTCCTCGACGAGCTGCACCTGCTCACCACGAAGCCTTTCCTGTACGTCTTCAATGTCGACGAGGCCGAGCTCGGCAACGAGGCGTTCCTCGACGAGCTGCGCGCCCTGGTCGCCCCGGCCGAGGCCGTCTTCATGGACGCGAAGATCGAGTCCGAGCTGATCGAGTTGGACGACGAGGAGGCCCTGGAGCTGCTGCAGTCCACCGGCCAGTCGGAGCCCGGCCTGAACCGCCTCATCCGGGTCGGCTTCGACACGCTGGGCCTCCAGACCTACCTGACCGCGGGCCCGAAAGAGTCCCGTGCCTGGACCGTCCCGGTCGGCGCCACCGCGCCGGAGGCGGCCGGTGTCATCCACTCCGACTTCCAGCGGGGCTTCATCAAGGCCGAGATCGTCAGCTTCGACGACCTGGTCGCGGCGGGCTCGATGTCAGCGGCGAAGGCTGCCGGCAAGGTCCGCATGGAGGGCAAGGACTACGTCATGAAGGACGGCGACGTCGTCGAGTTCCGCTTCAACGTGTGA
- a CDS encoding DNA-3-methyladenine glycosylase 2 family protein produces MELDFERCYRAVDSRDQRFDGCFYTAVRTTGIYCRPSCPAVTPKRRNVTFYPSAAASQRAGYRACRRCRPDAAPGSPEWDVRADTVGRAMRLIGDGVVDRVGVSGLASRLGYTERHLNRMLTAELGAGPLALARAQRAQTARILVETTDLGLADIAFAAGFGSVRQFNDTMLEVYAGSPSQLRTRRPATAVPEEAGVINLRLAYRAPLHAASLIEFLGSRTLPGVDEVDGETYRRGLNLPHGGATVALTPGERWIFATLRLSDVRDLAPAVARCRRLFDLDADPVAVDGELGKDPALREMVRREPGVRVPRAVDGFEMAVRAVVGQQVSVAGARKTLERMIRAAGEGFPAASVVAGLPDSAFGMPASRRATLRALSAAVADGTIDLNPGADRAETVASLLQIPGIGPWTAGYVAMRATGDPDVFLETDLAARRGAAALRLPDTPKALARHAERWRPWRSYALIRLWRAS; encoded by the coding sequence ATGGAGCTGGACTTCGAGCGTTGCTACCGCGCCGTCGACAGCCGCGACCAGCGGTTCGACGGCTGCTTCTACACCGCCGTGCGGACCACCGGGATCTACTGCCGGCCGTCCTGTCCCGCCGTCACCCCGAAACGCCGGAACGTCACGTTCTATCCGAGCGCCGCCGCGTCCCAGCGGGCCGGCTACCGCGCCTGCCGCCGCTGCCGCCCGGACGCCGCACCCGGTTCCCCGGAGTGGGACGTGCGCGCCGACACCGTGGGCCGGGCCATGCGGCTCATCGGCGACGGCGTCGTCGACCGGGTCGGCGTGAGCGGGCTCGCGAGCCGGCTCGGCTACACGGAACGCCACCTCAACCGGATGCTCACGGCGGAGCTCGGGGCGGGGCCGCTCGCTCTCGCTCGCGCTCAGCGGGCGCAGACCGCGCGGATCCTCGTCGAGACGACGGATCTCGGACTGGCGGACATCGCGTTCGCTGCCGGATTCGGGAGTGTGCGGCAGTTCAACGACACGATGCTCGAGGTGTACGCGGGATCGCCCAGCCAGCTGCGGACCCGGCGCCCCGCGACCGCCGTGCCTGAAGAGGCCGGGGTCATCAACCTGCGACTCGCGTACCGGGCGCCTCTGCACGCGGCGTCACTGATCGAGTTCCTCGGGTCGAGGACGCTTCCCGGAGTCGACGAGGTGGACGGGGAAACGTACCGGCGGGGGTTGAATCTGCCCCACGGCGGCGCGACCGTCGCGCTCACGCCGGGCGAAAGGTGGATCTTCGCGACGCTGCGGCTCAGTGACGTCCGGGATCTGGCGCCCGCCGTGGCCCGCTGCCGCCGTCTGTTCGATCTGGACGCCGACCCGGTCGCCGTGGACGGCGAGCTGGGAAAGGACCCGGCGCTGCGGGAGATGGTGCGGCGGGAGCCCGGAGTGCGGGTGCCGCGGGCCGTGGACGGCTTCGAGATGGCGGTCCGGGCCGTGGTGGGCCAGCAGGTCAGCGTGGCCGGCGCCAGGAAGACGCTGGAGCGGATGATCCGGGCGGCGGGCGAAGGTTTTCCCGCGGCGAGCGTCGTGGCCGGCCTCCCGGACTCCGCGTTCGGCATGCCGGCGTCCCGCCGTGCCACCCTCCGCGCCCTGTCCGCGGCCGTCGCCGACGGGACGATCGACCTGAACCCGGGCGCCGACCGCGCCGAAACGGTCGCGAGCCTGCTCCAGATCCCCGGGATCGGTCCCTGGACGGCCGGCTACGTGGCGATGCGCGCGACCGGTGACCCGGACGTCTTCCTGGAGACCGACCTGGCAGCCCGCCGTGGCGCGGCCGCCCTGCGCCTCCCGGACACCCCGAAGGCGCTGGCGAGACACGCGGAACGCTGGCGTCCCTGGCGCTCCTACGCGCTCATCCGTCTCTGGCGAGCCTCCTGA